A single region of the Ahaetulla prasina isolate Xishuangbanna chromosome 13, ASM2864084v1, whole genome shotgun sequence genome encodes:
- the LOC131184758 gene encoding uncharacterized protein LOC131184758 produces MKPLLEKLISAVRKPSQLAITHCRGHQTDHSEISRGNRAADYWARQAAESGHALHSTNSNLLALLPCDPTLKLPALYDKRDQLHPEGDWYDGWWVVQNRIQLPQQMVWKLVQRAHCMSHSGPRPLQKWLSSRYCNPNLRSLCKTVVSQCELCQRNNPRGSSPLPPGRLRTARYPGEAWQVDFTELPKRGAKTNLLVFVDFFTGWPEAIPTSTQKAREVVNALVDQIIPRFGVPKGLESDNGRHFTSQVTQDVSKFLGIPWHLHCSYNPKSSAKVERQNRTLKTHLSKLCQETQLPWTKVLPIALARIRALPSGKLGLSPFEMMYGRPFVASALPDSNEGERNISSYLHNLAQVLSSISKQVQSALPPASDVPPLAEPGQWVRIKELSPTCTQPKWSTPRQVLLSTPTALKVHGIKAWIHASRVKRIPEPSEQWQVQQLEGLKLKLHRSPASLASPADLLSSTD; encoded by the coding sequence ATGAAACCTTTGCTAGAAAAACTTATCTCAGCTGTTAGGAAACCATCTCAGTTAGCCATCACTCATTGCCGAGGACACCAGACAGACCACAGTGAGATTTCCCGAGGAAACAGGGCTGCTGATTATTGGGCTCGCCAAGCTGCTGAATCAGGCCATGCTCTCCATTCCACAAATTCCAACCTCTTAGCTCTTCTGCCCTGTGATCCCACACTCAAACTGCCTGCCCTATATGATAAAAGGGATCAACTACACCCTGAGGGCGACTGGTATGATGGGTGGTGGGTTGTCCAGAACAGGATTCAGCTCCCCCAACAGATGGTGTGGAAACTTGTCCAACGAGCACATTGTATGTCTCACAGTGGTCCTCGCCCACTTCAGAAGTGGCTCTCCTCTCGCTACTGCAATCCAAACCTACGTAGCCTTTGCAAGACTGTTGTTTCTCAATGTGAACTTTGCCAAAGGAATAACCCCCGTGGGAGCAGCCCGCTTCCGCCTGGCCGTCTCCGAACTGCCCGGTATCCAGGGGAGGCCTGGCAAGTAGACTTTACCGAACTCCCAAAAAGGGGAGCGAAAACTAACCTTCTTGTTTTTGTTGATTTCTTTACTGGGTGGCCAGAAGCCATTCCGACTTCCACTCAAAAAGCCAGAGAGGTGGTAAATGCCCTAGTTGATCAGATTATTCCAAGATTTGGAGTCCCTAAGGGTCTAGAGTCTGACAATGGCAGGCACTTCACCTCACAAGTTACCCAAGATGTCAGTAAATTTTTAGGCATCCCTTGGCACCTTCATTGTTCTTATAACCCAAAATCTTCAGCTAAGGTGGAGAGACAGAACAGGACCCTGAAGACACATTTATCCAAACTCTGCCAAGAGACCCAGCTCCCATGGACAAAAGTACTCCCAATAGCCTTGGCAAGGATCAGGGCCCTACCTTCAGGGAAATTAGGACTGTCACCCTTTGAAATGATGTATGGTAGACCCTTTGTTGCTTCTGCCCTACCAGACTCTAATGAAGGGGAGAGGAACATCTCATCATATTTGCATAATCTGGCGCAGGTACTGTCCTCTATCTCTAAACAGGTCCAGTCTGCTTTGCCTCCGGCTTCTGATGTGCCACCACTGGCTGAGCCAGGCCAGTGGGTAAGGATTAAAGAATTATCTCCAACCTGCACCCAACCCAAGTGGTCTACACCCCGCCAAGTTCTTCTCAGCACCCCCACGGCTCTGAAAGTGCACGGCATCAAAGCGTGGATCCATGCATCCCGAGTGAAGCGCATCCCTGAGCCCTCCGAGCAGTGGCAAGTTCAACAGCTGGAAGGACTCAAGCTGAAACTTCATCGCTCCCCAGCTTCACTGGCTTCACCTGCTGACCTGCTCTCCTCCACGGACTGA